A single region of the Solwaraspora sp. WMMD791 genome encodes:
- a CDS encoding sugar phosphate nucleotidyltransferase: MTRRNETGRSRYASGLSAEEREADAMHAILLVGGRGTRLLPHTSDRPKALMPMGRHSLLEIILRRLRVCGFTRATLCVSHLGAMIRSAIGDGSQLGLQVDYCVDERPMGTAAPLRAVPEWTSPAVVMNGDLLTSLDFGELYRRHVASDAVLTVAYQRYWVSTGVGLLRTDGERIRRVQEKPTFEWNVCCGIYVADPDIRSHIPAGQPIDMPALINALAQAGSPVDGFAFNEAWHDVGTPAHYEQARADFLADPGRYLQLAPTGQPTDRSRPKLDVFFLDEPVPGGATIETWS; this comes from the coding sequence GTGACACGTCGCAACGAGACAGGTCGCAGCCGGTACGCGAGCGGGCTGTCGGCCGAGGAACGGGAGGCTGACGCGATGCATGCGATCCTGCTGGTGGGTGGTCGGGGCACCCGTCTGCTGCCACACACCAGCGACCGCCCGAAGGCGCTGATGCCGATGGGACGACACTCCCTACTGGAGATCATCCTGCGTCGGCTCCGGGTCTGCGGATTCACCCGGGCGACCCTGTGCGTCTCGCACCTGGGTGCGATGATCCGCTCCGCGATCGGCGACGGTTCCCAGCTTGGTCTGCAGGTGGACTACTGCGTCGATGAACGTCCGATGGGCACGGCCGCGCCGCTTCGTGCGGTGCCGGAGTGGACCTCGCCTGCGGTGGTGATGAACGGCGATCTGCTGACCTCACTCGACTTCGGCGAACTGTACCGCCGACATGTGGCCAGCGATGCCGTCCTCACCGTGGCCTACCAGCGGTACTGGGTCTCCACCGGGGTGGGGCTGCTGCGGACCGACGGTGAACGGATCCGACGGGTGCAGGAGAAGCCGACCTTCGAGTGGAACGTCTGCTGCGGGATCTACGTGGCCGACCCGGACATCCGTTCGCACATTCCCGCCGGCCAACCGATCGACATGCCGGCTCTGATCAACGCGCTCGCGCAAGCAGGGTCACCGGTCGACGGTTTCGCCTTCAACGAAGCCTGGCACGACGTCGGCACGCCCGCCCACTACGAGCAGGCACGTGCCGATTTCCTGGCAGATCCCGGCCGGTACCTGCAGCTGGCGCCGACCGGGCAACCGACGGACCGGTCGCGCCCGAAACTCGACGTGTTCTTCCTCGACGAACCGGTACCTGGAGGCGCCACGATCGAGACCTGGTCGTGA
- a CDS encoding glycosyltransferase family 4 protein codes for MSGGTGEVLVAFTGYGDVRSGAELMALRAAQGLAARSRRVTALVDAAHPDTVAGLRAAGVPLVTDADQLLRDHPDFSPSVVHAFDLAHPGAPAQAVWLARHYGAQLALTPSSAPQVWTDPSLAAAICRAADVVFALTATEVAALRDLGVPDAHIRRLPSASDLTGPGDADGFRRRHGVHGRFVLFVGRRTASKGYRTLLEAMAAVWRRLPDTRFVFVGPDIDPDAPAHFTAHADPRLHDLGTVDEQTKNDAIAACELLCLPSVADVFPLVFVEAWASGRPVVSGAFAGAHEVVRHGVDGLIVPPGPAALAAGLIALLGDDVRRSRLGAAGRQRAEHSFGWRRVLDVYEANYRASPDRAEPTARPR; via the coding sequence GTGAGCGGCGGCACGGGCGAGGTCCTCGTCGCCTTCACCGGCTACGGCGACGTCCGGTCGGGTGCGGAGCTGATGGCGCTACGCGCGGCGCAGGGCCTGGCGGCACGGTCCCGACGGGTGACAGCTCTGGTCGACGCGGCCCACCCGGACACCGTCGCGGGCCTGCGCGCTGCGGGTGTTCCGTTGGTCACCGACGCCGACCAGTTGCTCCGGGATCACCCGGACTTCTCTCCGTCGGTGGTACACGCGTTCGATCTGGCCCACCCCGGTGCGCCCGCCCAGGCGGTGTGGCTGGCCCGCCACTACGGTGCCCAACTCGCCCTGACCCCGTCCTCGGCACCGCAGGTGTGGACTGATCCTTCCCTGGCGGCCGCGATCTGCCGGGCTGCCGACGTGGTCTTCGCGCTGACCGCGACCGAGGTCGCCGCGCTGCGCGATCTCGGTGTGCCGGACGCACACATCCGGCGTCTGCCCTCCGCTTCGGACCTGACCGGGCCGGGCGACGCTGACGGGTTCCGTCGCCGTCACGGCGTCCACGGACGGTTCGTGCTCTTCGTCGGACGTCGTACGGCCAGTAAGGGGTATCGGACCCTCCTGGAGGCGATGGCAGCGGTGTGGCGGCGGTTGCCCGACACCCGGTTCGTCTTCGTCGGCCCGGACATCGACCCGGACGCGCCAGCCCACTTCACCGCCCACGCCGATCCGCGCCTGCACGATCTGGGCACCGTCGACGAGCAGACCAAGAACGATGCGATCGCCGCCTGCGAGTTGCTGTGCCTACCCAGCGTCGCAGACGTGTTTCCGCTGGTCTTCGTCGAGGCATGGGCCAGCGGTCGGCCGGTGGTCAGCGGAGCGTTCGCTGGCGCGCACGAGGTCGTGCGCCACGGCGTGGACGGGCTGATCGTGCCACCCGGCCCGGCGGCCCTCGCCGCAGGCCTGATCGCACTGCTCGGCGACGATGTCCGACGCAGCCGGCTCGGTGCCGCAGGGCGCCAGCGCGCCGAACACTCCTTCGGCTGGCGACGCGTTCTCGACGTCTACGAAGCGAACTACCGGGCGTCGCCCGATCGGGCCGAACCGACCGCGCGACCGCGATGA
- a CDS encoding DegT/DnrJ/EryC1/StrS family aminotransferase — MTSARTAPHWRITLADNTVDEQEITAVSEVLRSRWLSAGGQTAAFEREFADRLGVDEAVAVSSGTAALHLATMALDLRPGDEVIMPALTFVACAAVVALAGAVPVLADVRAPDDLTVDPADVTRLLTRRTRAVVAMHYAGYPADLPALRAVCERHGVSLIEDAAHAPAVGYAGGMLGTHGDIGCFSFFATKNLTTGEGGMVLARDPAVRERIRLARSHHLTASTWDRLRSGDASYDVSGYGLNYRPTEVSAALGRVQLRKLTLDRLRRRALVATYREVLAAAPELVLPFAERTGDSALHLMPVVLPDGVDRAVVREELSASGIQTSVHYPPVHHLSAYRGSAGAERSALAVTDAVAPRLLSLPLHSRMSDDDAALAARTLLRCLRVR, encoded by the coding sequence TTGACGAGCGCGCGGACCGCACCGCACTGGCGGATCACGCTGGCCGACAACACCGTTGACGAGCAGGAGATCACCGCGGTCAGCGAGGTCCTGCGTTCGCGTTGGCTGTCGGCGGGCGGGCAGACCGCAGCCTTCGAGCGGGAGTTCGCCGACCGACTTGGCGTTGACGAGGCGGTCGCGGTCAGCAGCGGCACGGCCGCCCTGCACCTGGCGACGATGGCTCTCGACCTGCGGCCCGGTGACGAGGTGATCATGCCGGCTCTGACGTTCGTGGCCTGCGCCGCCGTGGTGGCGCTGGCCGGGGCGGTCCCGGTCCTGGCTGACGTTCGCGCCCCGGACGATCTCACCGTGGATCCCGCCGACGTGACCCGGCTGCTCACCAGGCGGACCCGCGCGGTGGTCGCGATGCACTACGCCGGATACCCGGCGGACCTGCCCGCGCTACGGGCGGTCTGCGAGCGCCACGGCGTGTCATTGATCGAGGACGCCGCACACGCACCGGCTGTCGGGTACGCCGGGGGGATGCTCGGCACGCACGGCGACATCGGCTGTTTCAGCTTCTTCGCGACCAAGAACCTCACCACCGGTGAGGGCGGCATGGTCCTCGCCCGCGACCCCGCGGTCCGGGAGCGGATCCGGCTGGCCCGCTCGCACCACCTCACGGCCTCCACATGGGACCGGCTGCGCTCCGGCGACGCCAGCTACGACGTCTCGGGTTACGGCCTGAACTACCGGCCGACGGAGGTGTCGGCGGCGCTCGGGCGCGTGCAGCTGCGCAAGCTGACGCTGGACCGGCTGCGACGCCGGGCCCTCGTCGCGACGTACCGGGAGGTGCTCGCCGCCGCACCCGAGCTGGTCCTGCCCTTCGCCGAACGGACCGGCGATTCGGCGCTGCACCTGATGCCGGTCGTGCTGCCCGACGGGGTCGACCGGGCCGTCGTCCGCGAGGAACTCTCCGCCAGTGGCATTCAAACCTCGGTGCACTACCCGCCGGTGCACCACCTCTCCGCCTACCGGGGCAGCGCGGGCGCGGAGCGTTCGGCGCTGGCCGTCACCGACGCGGTGGCCCCACGGCTGCTCTCCCTGCCGCTGCACAGCCGGATGTCCGACGACGACGCCGCACTGGCCGCGCGGACCCTGCTGCGGTGCCTGCGGGTGCGCTGA